The sequence tatcgacactcaattgctctcgtaagattggttgtcactctcgatgatcggttgtgtcagatctgaaactttcaaacctataagtcggaTATCAAATAGTGTAGTACTCATATATAACATCTTTGATGTCTCAAGTttaagaccagatacaccactaggatgatagaatcgctatttgataatgaggtatcttCAATCATTCAGTATTCCATGAGCGAATCAGTCAGTGaactattctccaatgagcacttgcactgtataCATAATGTCCtcacataagcaactatgagatcagTCATTTTtatcatatggataagtatacAGTACAAAAGTATGTcccgttatctcgatgtccctctcgaacctatgaccgaaattatttagaatttatgtttaaagataaatcaatctcattatcataatctcatcacgatccaattcacaTTGGACAAATctattgacatcacaatatacgtaacaaataatataaaataaaaaatattaaataaataataaacaaaaagagtacATAATATGTCACATTTAATATAGCTCACATATTAACTTACAACTAACAACGACACTATCAAAGGTAATACGTGAGTCGACAGTTGCTTCTCTTACTGTGTTATTATATCGTCATCTCTTAAGATCGGCAAGTTGACCCTGCCTAATTAACTCCATTTGTTGCTTTAAATCTAAGCAGTCATGGCGTTAATGAGATTGAAAGTACTCTAATATTTTTCTTGGGACAGCCGAAGTTCCCATTGGTTGAGGTGCTCACAGTAACCTCTTCTGCCGAAGTATTAAGGGACATGGTTGTGTCCGATCACCTCGGTGAAGTTGTTTTTCCGCTTCGACGATTTGCTATTGATGATCCATTCCATTCCATGTAATTGCTCTGCTCTCGGACGAAAAGATCAAAAGATTTGCGCTCGATTGTCCCTTAGATTTCACTCCTGTATCAGCTCTGATTCCATGCCATAGTGAATCTAAGGTGCAGTTGGAGCAATAGATTTTGATGGATTAATCGGGTTCTACTAAGCTAGATTTGGCTAATCCCATAAGATCAATCAGATTCTTCTTCTAAGCGTTACGAGCAGAACAAACAAAAGTTCGTGTTTTGTTTTTGGCAATAACACTTGAAAGCAAACACATGTTGCCAAAAACGAGCCcctataaataaaagaaaacgaaGAGACTAAAGAAAGAAGGCAGGCAAGCGATGGCAAACATGGAATGAATGAATAAAACGGCAGCGGATGGTGTAATGAAACCTCAACCTCTccatggaggagaagagggagaaaacCTGAGTGGAATGGAGAAGAGGAGCACCGTCTCCCCCTCCTCCTACGACTAGCTATAGAAGATAGCCCAGAAGAAAGCTTGGTgttagcagaagaagaagaggagcaaatggAAGCACTGCTGCCGCTTACCGAGGACGATTGGGTGGAGGTGCTTCGTTCTCTCGCGGCCAAGGAAGGGGAGTCCTCGCTCGAGCTCGAGCTCGCCAGTGACGATGGCGGCGGCTGCTACCTCCGGTCGGCGAGGAAGGATGCGGTGGAGTGGGTGTCGCGCGCTGCGGCGCGCCACGCCTTCTCCCCCCTCACGGCGGTCCTCGCCGTGAACTACCTCGACCGCTGCTTCCTCTCCCGCGCCGCGGGCGGCGGGCTCCGGCTCCAAGACGACAAGCCATGGATGGGGCGTCTTGCGGCCGTCGCTTGCCTCTCCCTGGCGGCAAAGGTGGAGGAGACGCGCGTCCCTCTCCTGCTCGATCTCCAAGCAGAGGAGGGGAAGTACGTGTTCGAGCCGAGGACCATAAGGCGGATGGAGCTTCTGGTTCTCGCCACCCTCCGCTGGAGGATGAATCCCGTCACCCCCCTCTCATTCATCCACCACCTACTCCCCCGCCTCCGTTCTAAGGAAAAGAACGCCAACACCGATCCCTCCGCCGCCACCGGCATTGCCATGGCTCGGAGGTGTGAAGCGGCTCTCCTGTCGGCAATAGCTGGTGAGTTAACCTCAAAATGCGTCCTTTTCATTCCCTTTCGCACCATTTCCTGAATTCTCTGTTTATTTGGCGAAGATTGGAGATGGGTTCAGTTTCCTTCATCGGTCTGGGCAGCGGCGGCACTACTCCAAGCGTCCGCGGTGGCGGCTCAAGAAAGTCACTGCCTCATCTCCCTCCTCAACGTCCCAATGGTTGGTCCTTTTTGCCACTATGTCTTATTACCGCCTGCACTCTGTTTAAGGGTAGACTCAACTGCTCTACAGGCAAAAGTGGAAGAATGCCATCAGCTAATGCTGGAATCAGCGAGCGCCGCCATTACTGGACACAAGCGCAAGCATTCGTCTTCCGCTTTCCACTACTGTTCATCGCCACCGAGCCCCATTGGGGTGGTCGGCTCCTGCTTCGGCAGCGAGAGCTCAAGCGACTCCCAGGCGATGCGGCCGCCATCACCCGCGGCACATCCTCTCCAGAAGCAGATCAATGGCAGTGAGAGAGGAAGGTGTTGATTCTGTTGGAGTACAAGTATCATCTGTGCCTTCCATCTCTGCCATTGCTCTGAGTTCCTGGGAGCAATTTTAGTTGGCTTTTGAGGTGGTAGctatggagaagaagaagaagaagagatgggtGGCATTGTTCTTTTCCAATTCCCAACTGTAGCAGTGCTCCTCTTTCCTACTGTTCGGATAGCTACTAGTTCTCTTGGCCCAGTTCTCATCAAtgctttgctctctctctctctccctctccacgAAGAAACCCAACGTCAAAGCCCGTCTCAGCACTCCAAAGACTATTGAATCCACACCACCTAATACAACTAAAGCACCTTAGTCCTCCCTCTTAACGACAGTGCTTTTCTCCAACTTTTCCTCTCAATCTAAGAGACCTGGTTTAAGCAGAAAAGCTTCCTTTATTCCATTACAGGTCATTCCTCGAGCAAATAATAAAAAGGCCAAAGGACTcaaacgaagagagagagagagagagagagagagactactgTGCTCCTTTTTACgtttgttttcttctctttggcACTTTGGCACTTGCCGTGAAGAGGAGTGGGATGGGCAAAGCCCACCAACTGAAACCATCTTTTCCTCCGTAGTAGAAGAAGAGTCTGCAATGGACACTGGATCAGGTGGTCTGAGCGGAGCTTTGCAGCAGTCAACACACAAATGCCTCCTTGGAACCGGAGCAAATCATCATTAGATTGTCAAGATTAAATGGTGAATTTGGGGCCGCAATCTTTACTTGAACTAAATGATATCGTCATGAGGCATCATAATGAACATGGCCTGACAGTACCATCAACCTCAGAGGCTCAAAAGTAGGTAGATTAAAATGGACCTGATGAAACCAATCGGTTCTATTAGTGCTACTACTGACAAGTAAACAAATTAGAGTCGCAGAGATTTACGTGGAGATCTACGACATGATTGCAACACAGTAACTGCGTACGCAGAGGAAACAAGAAGACATAGTCGTTGCACACACAGTTTGATCAAAGCTGAGAAGAAGACGAGAAAGAAAATGAATCGAAAGAGGGAAATGGTTCCCTAAAAGTCCAAAGCGGTTTGGAACTGTGAACTGGTCTTTGAATCCACAGCACTGTTCCAGCTTTTCTTTACGTTTCAGAATCATCTTTTTCTCGAGGTGGGGTTCTTTTTTGCCCACAGAGGCAGCATCAAAAGATCAACCTCTACCTCTATGACAATTATTGTCGAATAACATGATGCCCAACTCCATCTTTTGACTCAGTCCTCCATGCTTGAGGAACAAGAACATGACAGTTGTCACCACCAATACAATTAGAAGAAAAGAAACATATGAACATATAGGATCTCATCTTCCATTCCTAAACTCCATATCTAAGTTTTGATGGCTTGACAAGTTCCTAAAAGCAAGTACCAACCAACATCAGCAGAGCCGGATGAAGCCTTAAGAGGGTTAAGccatctctctatctctctctctctctctctctctctctctctctctcatgatggGTTGGGTAATGAATGCAGAAGAATTGTGGGAAGACAGGTGACAGAGATGACCCTACCACTATGGAGGTTCTGCACAAGCACTTTGTATGCATATAGGTCTTCGAATCCTAGTCCGGGGGCAGTTGCATGCTTTGCATGACTCATGGAGAGAATAATGATTGCTCTCCAATGACTATGCTTTCAATCTTAAGCTGAGAAGCAAGTAGGAGATTCAAAGTTTTCCCGGTAGGGCTGTTGGAAGACACTAGAAAAGGCCCCACTGGTACCAACTCAGACCACTATTTTCCCGCAGCATACCACTGTTTGTATTCGCATTTGGCTGACAGGTTGTTAGTCAAAAACATCTGCTAAGTAATCTTAATAGAATGGAATGCGTGTTTATGCTAACAAAATGTTTCAGATGGTTCATTACCCAGCTGAGATGCTTGGCAGGCTAAAACATGATATATTTCTCAAAGCAGAGATTTGAACTACATGATCTGGAAACTCACAATCATTTTGATGGTTTCGGGAAATGAAGATTGATTAGCATTGGAAGTTTGGACAGCTCTACTTGAGTTTTGCCCAACAATATGCTCTTCAACTTGTCATCGCAATTGACTAAGTTCTTATTGTTTGGATCCTGCAAAACCATAAGCATTTTCCGTCAATATATGCTCAGCCTTCTCATGTGCATATTGAGTTCTTATAAATACAACAGAGAGTTTTCTTATAAACAAAGAAAAAACTGATGCAACAAAGTAAAGATTTTGTGTTCAAAATATAATATGTAATAATGATCATAATAAACTCTAAAACTAATGATAGCATTACATTCTTAGTAGAAGGAAAAAACTGTGCATTAACACGCTGACAGTGAATTTTACACGAGTAAACCTGTCAAAATTAtaacaaatattatattaaagaaagGAGATCAAGATGATGTTAAGACAAATTTTCATTACAATGatcatgatgataaataaaatagcATGAATCCAAACTTGGCAAAGTCTGCATCAATTTAGGATGTTCACTAAATTTCTTTTGTGCACATTCTTCTAACTGAAGCATGGAAAGAATTTGGTAATCCATATTATAGACATCCATGCTGAACCATGACATCATCAGCCCTTGACAATTCATACTGAATCACATAGCTACAATTTCATTCCCTCAAGTTAAACATACAACATCCTTTTATACCATAAAAAATTTCTTTCAACTCCATGTGAATTTTAATGTTCACCTCCTCATAGATTTCTGGTATAAATCAAGTACAGAAATAGTATTCAAACAATCTACATTTACTGATGCCATAAGACATggataaaaaaagaaaggaatgttACCAGATGTCTTCTCTTTGGTTTTTGAATTATccttatatttaataaataacaaaagaatTATGAATAAATTGAAAAAGCAAAAAAGTCAGACACAAATATCGGACTGTAAAAATCACATGGATCAAATCTTTGTTCAAACTTTTTCGCACGCATATTGAATGTTCCAAACTGGAACAAGAGAATGCCATGTAATTCAAAAAGAAGAAGCTGCATTTACCAAGGGTGGCACTAcattctaaattaaaaaaaaaaactttgcatCCATCATTAAAGCTGGATCTTAGATGACTAAAATTGTGAAGGTTATAATGGAACTCATTGATCCAAATAAAAGTAATTAAATGATGTTATAAAAAAAggtaatttttatgataactgtCACAGAGCCACTTTAAACCATATCATATCTGGGATTCAACCAAAACAGCCAACCAAGATGTGCCCCTGTTCAGCTAAAACATGGAGCTGCCCAACCCTGTTTGGACTACAGTAGTTCTCTAGGTGCTGCTATAACTTATGCCAGTCCAGTAATGAAAGGTTGCACCTTCAGATGCACACAACCAAGTTGGTAAGAGATGGGACAGCACTGTCCTGCTTGGAAGGGATTGAAGAAGATTTTCAGCATTTGCAAAAATTATTATAAGCACTACAAACTAGAGTATAGGTGTCTTATCGCTATCCGGTAGAGATTTAGAGCCTGATGAATCTTGGAAAAGAATTCCAACTACAGAAAAGAAACCAGCAAGGGCAGCAGCACCCTCTTATGCCAATCAAGATTGGGTCAACTAGCCGTTGGGAGTGCCAAACAGATCCAGTTCGCATTGGACTTGATATTTGGCGACGAGCTTATTCGAACCAGCCAACAGTCCATAAAGGAGTAGTCACCAAGAGCAACAAATTCGGGAAAGTATGGAATAGCAGCAATAACAAACTGTTTAAAAgttatttttcattttattttcagCAATTATCTGTTGTTATTGGATTATTATAGACTACATTCAGGCACAAAAAGGATGAGCTTTGGCTTGTGATCTTTTTTCTATGCAATAAGATTATCTATATTACCCTGTTTAGTCTTCTAGTTCGTAGATTGACAGTTTCACTAAGATCTTTGCATGTACATGCTTATTGAGAGCATTTGGTGTTCCATACCCTTCTTTCCTGAACTACCACATAGTCAGAATCGCTCAATGGTTCATTACTGAATCAGTTAAACACAGGCTAATATCACCAAATGCATTACATTCATGTTAAAGACGCATCATTTCTTCTATGCAGTGCCACAAAAAAATTCTTACTTGCATCATCATCAATACAGATTTTATTCACTGCATGCATTCCTTAAGGATCAAAATGCATCATTTTCCCGGTGGTATTGCaagaatttattatttttatgtgaATTTACGTTCATCTTTTATATATTTGGAATCAATCAATTAGAGCAGTAGCTAATTCATGCAGACTGCATACAGTGAGGCCGAAAGACatagaaaataaacaaaaaaaaaatcgtttTTTCTTTCTTGGGTGCCAATAGCCTAAATTAGGTAGTCCGTCCGTTATAATAAAAAACAAATTATTAGAAAAtaactgaaaaaaagaaaaagaaaggtgtATGCAGACTATTACAATCTCAGCATAACCTTTCAAAACTAACCTTGGAGATTAAACAAAGCAGTAAAGGACACGTTATCTAATGGTGAAGGGAAGCTGGTGGTGGAAGATACCTGTAGGTTGTGGGTCTTGATATGTGACCAGACGCGGATGAAGAAGCTGAGATGAGCCATCTGGGATTGGCCACCGGCGAACTCCCTGAGGTTGGACGGCAGGTTGACCAGGTCGATCAGCCGTGCCACCTTCTTCGGACACTCGCCCAGCATCGCCTTCCGCGCCTGCTGCCCCACCACCATCGCTTCTAAATCCCTAAATGCTTCGACCACGTAGTGGCCTCTCTCGACCTCCAATTCAATTGACCTAGCGACCAATCCGAGGCAACTGCCAGCGGCGTCGGAGCCAAGCGAGCGTGGGAAGGAGATCGACCGAAGAGAGGCGGAGGAAGACAGCCAAAGGAGGCGGCGGCCGCGTCGGGCACGGGAACAATATAATCAGATACGAACACGCATCACAGTAAATCCATCCGACAATGCGCGTGCATAAAGCTTTGAGATTCGTGCAATAATCGGCGTCACAAGACACGAAAATGCGTATATATAATATCCTTACAAAGTACAAGTTTTATTCAATGGTATATTAATCTTCGTAGTTGTATATCAGTGTCAACTAAGTAAATACTGAAATCACATTAATAtccttttaaaatttaatatttcagATATTTTAATAATTACATATCTATTCTACACCAActaattaatattatttgtaatcAATCTTCATCATCAGTGTTTATATGAGGGATAATCTGATTGTTCTCAAGTGTTTCTCTGAGGAGGAGAGCTTGTTGATTAGGTCCTTATAGAATTCAAACAATTAAGTCCACAGTTCAAACAATTCTTCCTTAGCTTTTTCCTAAACAGTTGTGTATATGGATTATCTTAATTAGGTCCTTATACAATCTTCTAAGTGTATCCCATACAATACAATCATGTTTCACTCTTATGCCATTTATCATAAGGTCATGCTATAtatactcttttacaattattgcttGCAAaaaattattcttcttcttcgacctataaaataaaaaaaaataaatcaatcataaataaataaataaatacacgaTCAAATTATACTTAGTCTTATAATtgataaaaattattaattaaagtAAATTTGACTATAAATGATTGATAACCTTATATTCCTGACTTGACACGTCGAGATCCTCAATTAACCAAATGATTTAAAAATCAACTATCATGATTCATATGCATGATTAAAGGATAATCTATCTCTCTTAAATGTATACAACATAATACACAAATAGATATTACCGTGCATGGAGATgaccctttatttatttattcttctgAATGTTGTGAAAATAAAGTCACCAACTACCAGATGCTAGAATAAATTACGATAGCATGACTACTACTGTTCTGCCTAGCATAGTTGAGACTCAACAAAGGTGCGTGAGATGTATCTTCATCATTCTCTTGAGGCAGGGATTTGGAGAAGGATCATAGTCTGGAAGGCATGCCTCCGGCAACCACTAGTGTTTCTCCGGTGATGTAGGATGAGTCGTCAGATGCCAGAAAGGCAGCAGCAGACGCCATGTCTTCCGTCGTTCCAAGCCTCTTCAGCAGAGTTTGATCTTCGATGGTCTTCCTCTGCACACAAACAGAGTTCTAATAACAGGAAAAGGAGATCAAAGCATCCAAGACTTCATGCTGAATGATGACAAGAAATGGGAAGCTTTTCTTTCATTCAGAAGACGAGAGGTTGATATGTCAATCACTTGCACCTAATAAACTGAATGAAAATGGGCTACTTTTCTTTCATGCAGAAGACGTGTGAGGTTGATATGTCAATTACTTGCAAGTAATGAACTAAATGATGAAAACCAAGACTCGTTTTTTTTAGATAGATCCCAAAAATAGATGGATAGGACAAAAAGGGCAGCACCTAGTTGCATGAGAAAGCTACTGCAAGATGAGGACAAGATGAGTCATGTTTCAGAGTGATCCTATTACATAAACAATTATTTAAATCGTCATCACAAAATGAGTAGCTTTTAATTTCATGAGAAAATTCATGTTTCAGTGAGATCCTACTAGATAACCAATGCTTTCATTTGGATGATCTAACATGAACCCTAGGAAGCAGGTGGAATATGAAATTGGAAGACAAGACCCGTGCCCCCACAAGGTAAGGCAATGAACTGTTGTACTATGGTTAACAGAAAGGTTAGACATGTTGTATGAGATAAGCTTCAAATGCCTTCCCCCAACATGCAAGTTAAACCGGAACATTATTTGTTATCCAATCGGCTTGGAAGTGAATGAACTAAATGGCTAGAGGAAGCACTCTCAAAGCCTCAATAAGGAAGTAGAGAATGCATACAATGGCAGCATTTTTTGTTAGAAAATCAGCAAAATGCGTTGGCACGAATCCAGGAGCTATACAGTTGACACGGGTATCTGGACTCATCTCAGCAGCAAGGGCCTACAAGAAATTCGAAAAAAGTTATAGCATGTACTACGGTATGGATAAGCCAGCGGTAATACATGAATTACTAGCCAATGCTATAGCAATCCTGCACAAAAAAGTGTAATGTTTTTAATACAACCACAAGAGACAGGTAGCCTGACATTTATAACAAGGGTGAAATGCAAGTTTTTTCCACAATCATTATTCTCACACAAGATTAATTTGTTCCAAAATACTACACATATCAATAGATGTTTTATTTGAGTGCAGGCATAAGTTATTCAGCAGATATGCAGAAACTCAGCTAAGTACAACTAAAACCATAAAAAACTCAGAatggcaattttttgcttccgatGCCCATCTAAGTACAACTAAAACCATAAACATTCTCTACTGTGTGCCCACTACACACTACTTATATTATCTAGCCAACAAGAATGTATCATACAAATGGATACATATCCAACATGATTTGTAAAGGTAGATGTCAGAGTATAGGTAACGATGAAAAGGCAACAGTATAGGTAATGATGAAAGATGAATAACTTGTCACCAACACTTGCAAGTAAACCAGAAGCACATACATTGAAACAAGTATATAAAAAAAGATAAGAGAAAAGACAACAGTTTCCCAATTTATGGATGGTTCCAGAAAAAGGAGTACTATCTTTGAAAGACTAGAAAGTGCAACTAGATTTCCAATTGATGTAATCCAGCAAACTGTCTCACAAAAGATGTCAAAGAACTTCCTAATATCACAGTTGAGTTTCCTCAACATCAAGTGCGTAGAAGAATTTGTTCACACTACACATAGATAGTAAAACATTCCTCACGCATCTTCACAACAGGCATCAAGTAGACTAATATTAAGTCAAAAAATGGTAATGTTGATCTTATTGACCTGCCCCAGCAATATAATGTAGGAAAAATGTCACTCAGAGGAAATAACAATGAGAAATAGAGAAGTACCTTGGTAAGCCCAAAAAGAGCAGTCTTAGTAACACCATACATGGCCATGGATGCTTGTGGGAGGTAACCTGCAATTGAAGATATAAGGATGATGGACGAGCCCTTCCGCAAGTAAGATGAAGCATCCTGCAAAAGAaacaaaagttaatattttaacaTCAGACTAAAGGAGTGAAACCTTGTTAGCATATGCATAACCTGCAGAATAAGGATTGAAGACTTCACATTAATCTCCCAAAGTTTATCAAGAACCGGCTCTTTGGTATCTAAAATGTTTTCCACTGTTGGATTAGCAGCAGCATTCGACACAACTATATCTATGTGGCCATATTTCTGCAACAAAAGTAGAAACAAAAGATCCATCATTAAAAAGAATGACAAACCAGATCAAGTATTACCACACAGAAGAATCAATGAtgaaagatcaaacaaacaaatcTTTAGCAGACTGCTCGGTATACTCGTACCGTACTGTACCACGCTGAGCtcgatacggtacgaaattatgaACATTGGTTTCAACTGTCTTACTTGGAGATCACTCTAACAAGGATTCCTCAttcctcaaagaaaggaaaaaataaaattacagtTCTGAATGGACAGCCACTTAATGATACTGTGCCAGCCATTCATGACAGATAACAAACACTTCTTGCATTTATTAACTTTTGTTTCTGAAGACAGCAGAATTATATGtattatttgttttctttttcccctACAAGTTCTATAATCGATCAGATCTGAGATTTTTCTTCTGGTATATCATCAGTTTTGACACAAGAACTTCCGAGCTAGATGAGTTGTTGCAATTAGTGGATTCATACCCTTTTCTCAGTTGTTTCCTACTAAAAGAACATAAACCTTGCAAATGCAGGTGGCCTAGCGAGGGTCAATATACGTAGTGTTACCTCTAATATTTAGAAAGGATATTTGCAGGACGTAAACCCTGTTCTCCCAAGACACAAAGGAGGAACCTTATTGTTGTACCAAGGTCTGCCCTCGGCTACGACCTACTACTCTTTCTAATAGCATCAACTTGACCATCATTGACTTATTAGGACTAGTATCAGCTGCCTGAAAATGGAGACCATTCTAGCAAGGATTCCCAAAAGAAACTAGGATATAGACTTCTGTCTAAGCAACCACTGATGATACTATATCAGCCATTCATGACGGACAATAAACATTTATGTGGACAGCATAATTATAtgtattccttcttttctttttttttcactatAAGTTTATAATGGATCAGATCTGAGAATTTTCCTCTGGGATATCATTAATTTTGACACAAAGTTCCAAGATATCAAGTCACTACTTCTCTAGATGCGTTTTTGTAATTTCCGGACTCCTGCATGTGGACTAAATATAAATTACACAGCAAGTCAACCTAACATACGTTTGACAAGGTGTCTTCATTAGGACGCAGTAATAGGTAATTATATTGTGataaacaaggaaatttaaaagcaTTATTTTGTGATAAACAAGGTGTCTTCACAGGGGAGGTATTTAAAAGCATTATTTTGTGATAAACAAGGAAATTATACTATAGTTTCCATCTCCAGCCAGATTTCTTGATTAAGAACAAAAGAAACCCAGTAAAATCAAATAGGTTTTCTCTTTCCCGATAAATCAAACGATAATGAAATTATTTAGGGTTTCCGATCattcaaggaggaggaggaacaagaggaagaggaagagcatCACCTGAACGGTCTTCTCGATGAGATCCTTCCGATGCTGGGGATTGGAGACATGGCAGACGACCCCCATCGCTTCGATCCCCTTCGAACGGAGCATTTCCACGGCCTCATCGACGTTCTTCTGCTCGCCCCACCAAGACAAGATtcacataaccatcaagaaccaaAACTTTAGTAAGAGATAGAGAGAGGAAGGGAGACGGACGGACCTGCTTCCGGGAGGAGACGACGACGGCAGCGCCTTCGAGGCCCAAGCGCTGGGCGATGGCGAAGCCGATGCCCTGGGTGGAGGCCGTCACGATCGCCACTTTGCCCTCTAATCTCCCCTTCGCATCCATGTCGCTCCAGTGGTGCCTCGATACGGTACAGGCGAAGGTAGTAAATGCACCCCAAGGTTGCGCATGTCCCTACCAAGtcgtaatttttatatttatctttatatatatatatatatgtatatatatatatatatatgtatatatatatatatatgtatatatatatatatatgtatatatatatatatatatatgtatatgtatatatatatatatataatatactaaGTAAAAAAAAAGTGTCTATATATGCTTAAAAATATCATTCTATTTTATATATTAGTAAATAAAGTGTCATCGGAGAACACAATTTTGTGAGAGATTCGAGGCCAATATTCTAACAAATATATCTCAGGCTCTGATGGTGCCTACCTCCAGTCCACTTATCAAATAATAGGTGAAATCAA comes from Musa acuminata AAA Group cultivar baxijiao chromosome BXJ3-3, Cavendish_Baxijiao_AAA, whole genome shotgun sequence and encodes:
- the LOC103977244 gene encoding cyclin-D3-2-like, whose translation is MEALLPLTEDDWVEVLRSLAAKEGESSLELELASDDGGGCYLRSARKDAVEWVSRAAARHAFSPLTAVLAVNYLDRCFLSRAAGGGLRLQDDKPWMGRLAAVACLSLAAKVEETRVPLLLDLQAEEGKYVFEPRTIRRMELLVLATLRWRMNPVTPLSFIHHLLPRLRSKEKNANTDPSAATGIAMARRCEAALLSAIADWRWVQFPSSVWAAAALLQASAVAAQESHCLISLLNVPMAKVEECHQLMLESASAAITGHKRKHSSSAFHYCSSPPSPIGVVGSCFGSESSSDSQAMRPPSPAAHPLQKQINGSERGRC
- the LOC135582836 gene encoding upstream activation factor subunit UAF30-like translates to MVVGQQARKAMLGECPKKVARLIDLVNLPSNLREFAGGQSQMAHLSFFIRVWSHIKTHNLQDPNNKNLVNCDDKLKSILLGKTQVELSKLPMLINLHFPKPSK
- the LOC135632696 gene encoding short-chain dehydrogenase/reductase SDRA-like isoform X1, whose protein sequence is MDAKGRLEGKVAIVTASTQGIGFAIAQRLGLEGAAVVVSSRKQKNVDEAVEMLRSKGIEAMGVVCHVSNPQHRKDLIEKTVQKYGHIDIVVSNAAANPTVENILDTKEPVLDKLWEINVKSSILILQDASSYLRKGSSIILISSIAGYLPQASMAMYGVTKTALFGLTKALAAEMSPDTRVNCIAPGFVPTHFADFLTKNAAIRKTIEDQTLLKRLGTTEDMASAAAFLASDDSSYITGETLVVAGGMPSRL
- the LOC135632696 gene encoding short-chain dehydrogenase/reductase SDRA-like isoform X2, producing the protein MDAKGRLEGKVAIVTASTQGIGFAIAQRLGLEGAAVVVSSRKQKNVDEAVEMLRSKGIEAMGVVCHVSNPQHRKDLIEKTVQKYGHIDIVVSNAAANPTVENILDTKEPVLDKLWEINDASSYLRKGSSIILISSIAGYLPQASMAMYGVTKTALFGLTKALAAEMSPDTRVNCIAPGFVPTHFADFLTKNAAIRKTIEDQTLLKRLGTTEDMASAAAFLASDDSSYITGETLVVAGGMPSRL